The following proteins are encoded in a genomic region of Tenacibaculum sp. 190524A05c:
- a CDS encoding energy transducer TonB, with translation MKKLIFFALVTLSFNAFSQKDTCETPEDAVQDLNSITKCTIKPSKKSKDKRARQISVRVSAPKRRFLKKRKKQVAGANDLSSSGLASTNSTGISKAVALKTNLAALTNTLSKEEVRKADKFSTVNDIPLFPSCKGEKGDDQLDCFNTEMMKHIQEHFRYPDDALVNKIQGEVWVRFIIDKDGNVTNIKALGPKGAKILNDEAIRVVSNLPKFIPGVKDGEPTSVKYGFPINFSLEDN, from the coding sequence ATGAAGAAATTGATATTTTTTGCATTAGTGACCCTTTCATTTAATGCTTTTTCACAAAAGGATACTTGTGAAACACCTGAAGACGCAGTTCAAGACTTAAACAGTATAACGAAGTGTACTATTAAACCTTCGAAAAAATCAAAAGACAAAAGAGCTCGACAAATCTCTGTTCGAGTATCAGCTCCAAAAAGAAGATTTTTAAAGAAAAGAAAGAAGCAAGTAGCTGGAGCAAATGACTTAAGCAGCTCTGGTTTAGCAAGCACAAACTCTACTGGTATTTCAAAAGCTGTAGCATTAAAAACTAATTTAGCAGCTTTAACAAATACCTTATCAAAAGAAGAAGTTAGAAAGGCAGATAAATTCAGTACTGTAAATGATATTCCTTTATTTCCTTCGTGTAAAGGAGAAAAAGGAGATGATCAGTTGGATTGTTTCAATACAGAAATGATGAAACACATCCAAGAACACTTCAGATATCCAGATGACGCTTTGGTGAATAAAATTCAAGGTGAAGTTTGGGTTCGATTTATTATCGATAAAGACGGTAACGTAACAAACATTAAGGCTCTTGGACCTAAAGGAGCAAAAATATTAAATGATGAGGCTATTCGTGTAGTTTCAAATTTACCTAAGTTTATTCCGGGAGTAAAAGATGGTGAGCCAACTTCAGTAAAATATGGGTTCCCAATTAACTTCTCTTTGGAGGATAACTAA